The following nucleotide sequence is from Mesorhizobium sp. J8.
CTTCTTGAGCAGGATGAACAAACCTTCCCACAGAAGGTCCGTTGCAATCAGCGTTCCGTCGAGATCGACCGCAAGCGGAATTGCGTTCCTGTCCGACCTCGCGTCCATTGTCCTGCCCCGATCGAGCGCCAGATTCCGAAATTCCGCTTCGGAGCCGCGCCAATTCAACCCACGCCCTGTGCCGGCGTCCTCGGGGGAGATATAGCCGGGGATGACGCAACGAACGTTAAAACGTCCGGTTGCAGGGCATGGTCATACCGGTTTTTCGGGCACCATCGTTAAGCGTCGACTACCGGAAACGATAAAAGGCCGGACAGCGGTCCGGCCTTTGCCAATCTTGCGGGGCCAATCAGCGGCAAGAGTTACTTGATGCGGGCCGCCCCGCCCGAAATTTCGACCGTTTCCGAGCCGGTCAGGGCTTCGAGGTCACCATTGGGCAGGGTGACGAAGCAGCCGTTCGAGCAGAATTCCACCGTCTCGCCGGCGGCAAGCGTCAGTTCGCTCTTGGCGCCGCCTTCGGTCACGACCAGGGTCCGCGTCTGAGCGTCCCTATTGATCGCGCTGGCGGCGAAAGCCGAACCGCCCAGGGCCAAGAAAGCGATGGCGGCAACGACAGACTTCCACATTGCATTTCCGGTGTTTTGCACACCGCCTCTGTTCAAATTTGCAAGGCATTCTCGCCCTTTGCATCGAAGCTTATATGAGATGTTACCTGAACCGCAACTGAATGCCGCATTCATGCCACAATCGGTTTGGGTTCGTCGCAGGTAGCGCCACCGAAGGTGTATCGATATTCGGTCAGGCAGAGTCGGAGTCGAAGACGGGCGCGTAGCGACCAAACTGGGTGGGCTCCGAGAACCGGAGCGGAGCGTACCTGAAAGTGCGTAAGCACCGGAAGATGCCATTTGCAGACCGGCCTCACCCGATATCGATGCACCTTAGCCAGGGTCGGGCTTGCGGCCCCTCCGCTTCATCTTGGCCAGCCGCTCCCGCTCGGCCGCGGCTTCCGCCTCGAGCCGCTGGCGCTCGGCGAATTCGGCCTCGATCTTGTCGTCGTCGATCGGCCAAGGTTCGTGCTTCTTGCTCTCGACCACGGCGCGCGGCGTCGATGGGATCTCGATCTGCTCCTGCTCGAAGATGTCGAAGATGGCGAAGCGGATGTCGTTCTGCACGACGCTGCCGTTCATGATGTCGGCCACGAACACCCGGATCTCGAATTCGAGCGCGGCCGAGCCGAAATTGGCAAAGAGGACGAAGGGCTCGGGATTCTTCAGCACCATCGGATGGGCGCGCGCAATGTCCGTCAGGATGGCATGGACGCGCTTGACGTCGCTGCCATAGGCGACGCCGACCTTGATGTCGATGCGCCCGAGCTTGTTGCGATGCGTCCAGTTGCCGACCGCATTGTTGATGAGGTTCGAATTGGGCAGGATCACTGCCTGGCGCTGGAAGGTCTCTATCTCCGTGGCCCGCACGCTGATCTTGCGCACCGTGCCGCTGACGTCGCCCGCGACAATCCAGTCGCCGACCTTGAACGGCCGCTCGGCAAGCAGGATGAGGCCTGAGACGAAATTCGACACGACGTTCTGCAGGCCGAAGCCGATACCCAGCGAAAGCGCGCCGGCGACCAGCGCCAGATTGGAAAGGTCGATGCCCGCGGCCGAGATGCCGACCAGTGCCGCGACAGCCACGCCGGCATAGCCGACACCCAGGCGGATCGAGTTGCGCACGCCGGCATCGACCTTGCCGCGCGCCATCACCGAACCGTCCAGCCAGCCCTGGAACCAGCGCGTCAGGAAATAGCCGATGACGAAGACGACGATGCCGCTGAGGATGCCTAGCAAGGAGATGGTCACCGAACCGATCGTGACCCCGGTCGCCAGCTTGTAGGCCCAGGCCTCGATATCGCCGGGCTGGAAGCCCCACATCAACAGGATCAGCGGCAGGAAGACCACCACGATCATCAGGTTGATGGCGATGCTGACCACCAGCCCGAGCTGGTCGAGGGCGGTATCCTCGTAGCTTGAGTTTTCCGAAAGCCATCGCCCGACCGACGTATCGGCGAAGCCGCCCTCCTCGCCGATCGCGCGTGCCGACAGGAAGCCGATATAGGCGGTCACCAGCACCGTGCCGGTCACCACGACCTGGAAGGAGACGAAAAGGGCGAGACCGATATAGCCGAGCAGTGCCGCAGCAATGGTGAACAGGCCGAGGGCGATGGCAAGGAAGCGAAGCCATGCCGGCCAGGGGCGCCATGAGCCGTCAGCCGCCCTGAACGGCCGCAGCAGGCCCATCAGAATCAGGATGACGCCGACGATGATCGTGGCGACAAAGCCCCTGGCGATCGTCAGCGACAGCGGCGAGCCCATCTTCTCGTTGACGACCGACAGGAAGTAATTGAACCCGAGCACCAGCGCCATGGCGGTCGTCAGTCCGACAAGCCAGCGCGCCGGGCCGGTCTCGACCGGGATCAGGCGCCAATTGGGCAGGCGCGGCTCGAGCGCCGCATTGGTCAGCCGGTTGACGCAGAACACCATGCCGATCACCGTCAGCAAGGCATCGAGGAAGGTGCCGATATCGCCACGCAGCACATTGTAATAGTTGAAGAAGAACACGGCCGAGGCGAAGAAGACGCCGAGCGCCAGCGTTGGCAGCAGCGTCGACCAGAAAGCCACCGACAGCCTGCTGAGATAGGAAGGATCCTCGATGGTCGGGTCGGCCTCGAATATACGGCCGAACAGGCGCCTGCCGCCGATCAACAGGACTGCCGCCAGCGCCAGGGCCATGAGCGTCGCCGCGAGGATCGCCTGGAACTTGAACCTGACGGCGAAGCTCGCCCAGGACGACACCGCCTTGTAGAGGCCCGTGAACTGGTCATGTGCGTCGGAAAATGCCTGCGGGCTCAGCGCCTCCGTCAGGTCGTAATGCTTGGTGATGACGCTGCGGAATAGCTCGCTGCGCATGGCGGCGATCTTGTCGACCAGCCCGTTGACGCGGATCGAAAGATTCTGCGCGCTGGCGACCACCGCGTTGATCTCGGCCTTCTCAGTGGCAAGCGCGCTCCGCTCGTTGCTGACGACCTCCGGCTCGGGAGGCTGTCCCTCCGCCGGCGGCGCGCCGAGCACCTGGATGCGGTTGTTGATGTCGTTGAGGCGCTGCCGGAACGCCAGCGCGCTGTTCAGCGCCGCGCGCGAAATATCTTCCAGCTGCAACCGGATATCGACCAGCCCCGCATCATCCTGATTGGGGTCGCTCAGTTTCTTTTCCAGGCCGTCGGTCTTGGTCGTCAGATCCTGGATGACCTTGGTCTGATCGGCGATGAGCTGCGAGGAACCATGGCCGATCGCCTGGGCCGACGCCTCGAGCGCCGGCTGCCCGAAGACAGCGACGATGACGATCAGGATCAGGCGGAGCTGTCGGAAGAGCATGACTGTGTTGGCGACTCGCGGCCGAAAAAAACCTCGAAATTTCCGCCTTTGATAAAGACCGGCATATCGGGCGGCAAGCCGTCCCGACCGGATCGGCGGGAGTCGGCCTGGCGAAAAGCGATGGCGTAATCTTGGCTTTGCGCTTCCCGCCTGCTCTATAGTCTGCCGCCTCGCATCAAAAGGACGATAGGAAGAATGGCGGAATATTCAGCCTTTTCGCTGCTCAAGAACGCGCTGGCCGGCAATAAGGATTGGAAGCCCGCCTGGCGCAAGCCGGACCCCAAGGCTTCCTATGACGTGATTATCATCGGTGGCGGCGGCCACGGTCTTTCGACCGCCTATTACCTTGCCAAGGAACACGGCATCACCAATGTCGCGGTGCTGGAGAAGGGCTGGCTGGGCTCCGGCAATGTCGGCCGCAACACCACGGCGGTGCGTTCCAACTATCTCTTGCCGCAGAACACCCGCTTCTACGAACATTCGATGAAGCTGTGGGAGAACCTCTCTCACGACCTCAACTACAACGTCATGTTCTCGCAGCGCGGCTGCCTGAACCTCGCGCATACGCCCGCGCAACTCGACGATTATGCGCGGCGCGGCAATGCCATGCGCCATCTCGGCGTCGACGCCGAGCTGTGGAGCGTCGACCGGATCAAGCGGCTTGTCCCGGCGCTGGATGTTTCGGGTTCGGCGCGTTTCCCCGTCCTTGGCGGGCTGATGCAGCCGCGCGCCGGCACGGCCCGGCACGACGCGGTCGCCTGGGGCTATGCGCGCGGCGCCGACCGACGCGGCGTCGATATCGTCGAGAATTGCGAGGTCACCGGCTTCCTGCGCGACGGCGGGCGCATCACCGGCGTTTCGACGACGCGCGGCGAGATCCGCGCCAAGAAGGTCGCCCTTGCGGT
It contains:
- a CDS encoding mechanosensitive ion channel family protein; protein product: MLFRQLRLILIVIVAVFGQPALEASAQAIGHGSSQLIADQTKVIQDLTTKTDGLEKKLSDPNQDDAGLVDIRLQLEDISRAALNSALAFRQRLNDINNRIQVLGAPPAEGQPPEPEVVSNERSALATEKAEINAVVASAQNLSIRVNGLVDKIAAMRSELFRSVITKHYDLTEALSPQAFSDAHDQFTGLYKAVSSWASFAVRFKFQAILAATLMALALAAVLLIGGRRLFGRIFEADPTIEDPSYLSRLSVAFWSTLLPTLALGVFFASAVFFFNYYNVLRGDIGTFLDALLTVIGMVFCVNRLTNAALEPRLPNWRLIPVETGPARWLVGLTTAMALVLGFNYFLSVVNEKMGSPLSLTIARGFVATIIVGVILILMGLLRPFRAADGSWRPWPAWLRFLAIALGLFTIAAALLGYIGLALFVSFQVVVTGTVLVTAYIGFLSARAIGEEGGFADTSVGRWLSENSSYEDTALDQLGLVVSIAINLMIVVVFLPLILLMWGFQPGDIEAWAYKLATGVTIGSVTISLLGILSGIVVFVIGYFLTRWFQGWLDGSVMARGKVDAGVRNSIRLGVGYAGVAVAALVGISAAGIDLSNLALVAGALSLGIGFGLQNVVSNFVSGLILLAERPFKVGDWIVAGDVSGTVRKISVRATEIETFQRQAVILPNSNLINNAVGNWTHRNKLGRIDIKVGVAYGSDVKRVHAILTDIARAHPMVLKNPEPFVLFANFGSAALEFEIRVFVADIMNGSVVQNDIRFAIFDIFEQEQIEIPSTPRAVVESKKHEPWPIDDDKIEAEFAERQRLEAEAAAERERLAKMKRRGRKPDPG
- a CDS encoding sarcosine oxidase subunit beta family protein — its product is MAEYSAFSLLKNALAGNKDWKPAWRKPDPKASYDVIIIGGGGHGLSTAYYLAKEHGITNVAVLEKGWLGSGNVGRNTTAVRSNYLLPQNTRFYEHSMKLWENLSHDLNYNVMFSQRGCLNLAHTPAQLDDYARRGNAMRHLGVDAELWSVDRIKRLVPALDVSGSARFPVLGGLMQPRAGTARHDAVAWGYARGADRRGVDIVENCEVTGFLRDGGRITGVSTTRGEIRAKKVALAVAGSTGRVMQLAGISHMPIESHVLQAFVSESLKPIVDTVLTFGMGHFYISQSDKGGLVYGGDLDGYNSYAQRGSLPIVDEVMSEMLALFPGLARVRMLRSWGGLCDMTMDGSPIITTGPLPGMYLNCGWCYGGFKATPASGWCFAYTIAKDEPHELNAPFTLDRFYRGLIIDDKGQGANPRLH